A stretch of the Arvicola amphibius chromosome 8, mArvAmp1.2, whole genome shotgun sequence genome encodes the following:
- the LOC119821416 gene encoding phospholipase A2 inhibitor and Ly6/PLAUR domain-containing protein, giving the protein MRLSRRHRTFLLAFALLCTLLGLGCPLSCEVCKGSGHTCSGKMKTCDADKDACVVLVGESSTKGRKSMSTFKACTKFKDCYSGFVSTTMSPNDYMVSNAHCCQSDGCNSVSVPLPHNNRTENGLMCPSCIVPFQDTCPGTQTARCVGPETHCIYFAGNVQAGIINTKFATRGCATESACHTKAGAEVPSASYLYFLRRADCLPAPYPPGRGE; this is encoded by the exons ATGAGGCTTTCTAGAAGACACAGGACCTTTCTGCTGGCTTTTGCACTGCTCTGCACCCTCTTGGGTCTCG GGTGCCCTCTAAGCTGTGAAGTGTGCAAGGGCTCGGGACACACATGCAGCGGGAAAATGAAGACCTGTGATGCCGACAAAGACGCATGCGTGGTTCTCGTGGGCGAGTCCAGCACAA AGGGCCGAAAGTCAATGAGCACCTTCAAGGCCTGCACGAAGTTTAAAGACTGCTACTCCGGCTTCGTATCTACCACCATGAGTCCCAATGACTACATGGTGTCCAATGCCCACTGCTGTCAGAGTGACGGTTGCAACAGTGTCTCAGTGCCCC TTCCCCATAACAATCGGACGGAGAACGGCCTGATGTGTCCCTCCTGCATTGTGCCCTTCCAAGACACCTGTCCAGGAACCCAGACAGCTCGTTGCGTGGGCCCAGAAACACACTGCATCTATTTTGCTGGCAATGTGCAGGCTG GTATTATTAACACGAAATTTGCTACGAGAGGCTGTGCCACAGAGAGCGCCTGCCACACCAAGGCTGGAGCCGAGGTGCCTTCGGcctcctacctctacttcctgcgcCGGGCAGACTGCCTGCCAGCGCCCTACCCGCCTGGCAGGGGTGAGTGA